In Actinomadura citrea, a single window of DNA contains:
- a CDS encoding class I SAM-dependent methyltransferase translates to MTDLSHPIFARLYPRLDAGCAKAGGDACRAELLAGASGRVVEVGAGYGANFRHYPPEVTEVVAVEPEPRLRAKAAHAADRAPVPITVRPGLAEDLDLDDASFDVAVASLVLCSVRDPIRALAELRRVLKPGGELRYYEHVRGSTPGKVRFQRYADVLWPFFAAGCHVTRPTSEWIAGSGFTVRGERRFEFPEPSRANPASPHVLGIAVRD, encoded by the coding sequence ATGACCGACCTGAGCCATCCGATCTTCGCCCGCCTCTATCCGCGGCTGGACGCCGGCTGCGCCAAGGCGGGCGGCGACGCGTGCCGCGCGGAGCTGCTGGCCGGAGCGTCCGGCCGCGTGGTGGAGGTGGGCGCCGGATACGGGGCCAACTTCCGCCACTACCCGCCCGAGGTCACCGAGGTCGTCGCCGTCGAACCCGAGCCGCGGCTGCGTGCGAAGGCCGCCCACGCCGCGGACCGCGCGCCGGTCCCGATCACGGTGCGCCCCGGGCTGGCCGAGGACCTCGACCTCGACGACGCGTCGTTCGACGTGGCGGTGGCGTCGCTCGTGCTGTGCTCGGTCCGGGACCCCATCCGGGCCCTGGCCGAGCTGCGGCGCGTCCTCAAGCCGGGCGGCGAGCTGCGCTACTACGAGCACGTGCGGGGCAGCACCCCCGGGAAGGTGCGCTTCCAGCGCTACGCGGACGTGCTGTGGCCGTTCTTCGCCGCAGGCTGCCACGTCACCCGCCCGACGAGCGAGTGGATCGCCGGCAGCGGGTTCACCGTGCGCGGCGAGCGGCGGTTCGAGTTCCCGGAGCCGAGCCGGGCCAACCCGGCCTCGCCGCACGTGCTCGGAATCGCCGTCCGCGACTGA
- a CDS encoding acyl-CoA dehydrogenase family protein, giving the protein MDFGLSERARDHLGRLQDFMDAHVYPAEPVYAAQRAELRAAGREHHVPQVVEDLKVEARKRGLWNLFLPDCEDPAHGLSVTDYASLAEVTGRSPALAPEAINCAAPDTGNMEVLHLFGTPEQKERWLAPLLNGEIRSAFAMTEPEVASSDATNISTRIERDGDHYVVNGRKWWISGSADPRCKIMIVMGKTDPEGHPYRQQSMVLVPLDAPGVEVVRPLPVFGYQDQHGHCEITFTDVRVPVENLVGEEGGGFAIAQARLGPGRIHHCMRAIGMAERALELMCERAVSRVAFGGPLAKQGVVRQQIAESRMAIEQARLLTLKTAWLIDKQGVQAARSEVAAIKVIAPRVALEVVDRAIQVHGGAGVSDDTPLAAMWAGLRTLRLADGPDEVHVRNVARAELGRYLGT; this is encoded by the coding sequence ATGGACTTCGGTTTGAGCGAGCGGGCCCGGGACCACCTCGGCCGCCTCCAGGACTTCATGGACGCCCACGTCTACCCGGCCGAGCCGGTCTACGCGGCCCAGCGGGCCGAGCTGCGCGCGGCGGGCCGCGAGCACCACGTCCCCCAGGTCGTCGAGGACCTCAAGGTGGAGGCGCGCAAGCGCGGCCTCTGGAACCTGTTCCTTCCCGACTGCGAGGACCCGGCACACGGCCTCTCGGTCACCGACTACGCCTCCCTCGCCGAGGTGACGGGCCGCTCCCCCGCCCTGGCGCCCGAGGCCATCAACTGCGCGGCGCCCGACACCGGCAACATGGAGGTCCTGCACCTGTTCGGGACGCCCGAGCAGAAGGAGCGCTGGCTCGCGCCGCTGCTGAACGGCGAGATCCGCAGCGCGTTCGCGATGACCGAGCCGGAGGTGGCGAGCTCGGACGCCACCAACATCTCCACCCGCATCGAGCGGGACGGCGACCACTACGTCGTCAACGGCCGCAAGTGGTGGATCAGCGGCTCCGCCGACCCGCGCTGCAAGATCATGATCGTGATGGGCAAGACGGACCCCGAGGGGCACCCGTACCGGCAGCAGTCGATGGTGCTCGTGCCGCTCGACGCCCCGGGGGTGGAGGTCGTCCGGCCGCTGCCCGTGTTCGGCTACCAGGACCAGCACGGCCACTGCGAGATCACCTTCACCGACGTCCGCGTCCCCGTCGAGAACCTGGTCGGCGAGGAGGGCGGCGGCTTCGCCATCGCGCAGGCCCGCCTCGGCCCCGGCCGCATCCACCACTGCATGCGCGCGATCGGGATGGCCGAGCGGGCGCTGGAGCTGATGTGCGAGCGCGCGGTGTCGCGCGTCGCCTTCGGCGGGCCGCTGGCCAAGCAGGGCGTGGTGCGCCAGCAGATCGCCGAGTCGCGGATGGCGATCGAGCAGGCCCGGCTGCTCACCCTCAAGACCGCCTGGCTGATCGACAAGCAGGGGGTGCAGGCCGCCCGGTCCGAGGTCGCGGCGATCAAGGTGATAGCCCCGCGCGTCGCGCTGGAGGTGGTCGACCGGGCGATCCAGGTGCACGGCGGCGCCGGCGTCAGCGACGACACCCCGCTAGCCGCGATGTGGGCCGGACTCCGCACGCTGCGCCTCGCGGACGGCCCGGACGAGGTCCACGTGCGGAACGTGGCCCGCGCCGAGCTCGGCAGGTACCTCGGCACATGA
- a CDS encoding TetR/AcrR family transcriptional regulator, whose protein sequence is MTSGTGEAAPGARRRMPHARRREQLLQAALAEFGRRGYHLTQMEHVASGAQVSKALLYQHFTSKEEMFAEVTEAIVAEITGRLNRAVLAAHGSADGIRAMIRVLFDYATEEPDAWALVVRHLDKPEVGLELRELRDRLGTAFADLLLRRRRADPALSPAALAVNERRARLLVPLMYGSMLSMVSWWLEHPDTPRERAEQMAVEFIWLGLDRLRAGERLPKA, encoded by the coding sequence ATGACGAGCGGCACGGGGGAGGCGGCGCCGGGCGCGCGGCGGCGCATGCCGCACGCCCGGCGGCGCGAGCAGCTGCTCCAGGCGGCGCTGGCGGAGTTCGGCCGGCGCGGCTACCACCTGACCCAGATGGAGCACGTGGCGTCGGGGGCGCAGGTGTCCAAGGCGCTGCTGTACCAGCACTTCACCTCCAAGGAGGAGATGTTCGCCGAGGTCACCGAGGCGATCGTGGCCGAGATCACCGGCAGGCTGAACCGGGCCGTGCTCGCCGCGCACGGCTCGGCGGACGGCATCCGGGCGATGATCCGGGTGCTGTTCGACTACGCCACCGAGGAGCCGGACGCCTGGGCCCTCGTGGTCCGGCATCTCGACAAGCCCGAGGTCGGCCTGGAGCTGCGGGAGCTGCGCGACCGGCTCGGCACCGCGTTCGCCGACCTGCTGCTGCGCCGCCGCCGCGCCGACCCGGCGCTGTCGCCGGCGGCGCTCGCGGTGAACGAGCGGCGGGCGCGGCTGCTCGTGCCGCTGATGTACGGGTCGATGCTGTCGATGGTGTCGTGGTGGCTGGAGCATCCCGACACGCCGCGCGAGCGCGCCGAGCAGATGGCCGTGGAGTTCATCTGGCTCGGCCTGGACCGGCTGCGCGCGGGCGAGCGCCTGCCGAAGGCGTGA
- a CDS encoding SDR family oxidoreductase, which yields MAPFDGTGKVALITGGSNGIGAAVARRLASEGARVVLADVDVAAGDALAKELDGAFVRCDVRDPADSAAAVAVAVDRFGGLDVAFLNAGVAGGGGVGDDFDLAAYRRAMGINLDGVVFGAHAALPALRARGGGDIVATASMAALTATPFDPVYGANKAAVVGLVRALGPTFAGEGIRVNALCPSFADTDILTPMKGHLQETGFPILEVGDVVEAFLRILDADGAGEAWYVVPGRPSEPFRFRGVPGPR from the coding sequence ATGGCACCCTTCGACGGCACCGGCAAGGTCGCGCTGATCACGGGCGGATCCAACGGCATCGGGGCCGCGGTGGCGCGCCGCCTCGCCAGCGAGGGCGCGCGCGTCGTGCTCGCCGACGTCGACGTGGCTGCCGGGGACGCGCTCGCGAAGGAACTGGACGGCGCGTTCGTCCGCTGCGACGTGCGCGACCCCGCCGACAGTGCGGCCGCCGTCGCGGTCGCCGTCGACCGCTTCGGGGGCCTGGACGTGGCGTTCCTCAACGCCGGGGTGGCCGGGGGCGGTGGGGTCGGCGACGACTTCGACCTCGCCGCGTACCGGCGGGCCATGGGGATCAACCTCGACGGCGTCGTGTTCGGCGCGCACGCCGCGCTGCCCGCGCTGCGCGCCCGGGGCGGCGGCGACATCGTCGCCACCGCGAGCATGGCCGCGCTCACCGCGACGCCGTTCGACCCGGTCTACGGCGCCAACAAGGCGGCCGTGGTCGGGCTCGTCCGAGCCCTCGGTCCCACGTTCGCCGGGGAGGGCATCCGCGTGAACGCGCTGTGCCCGTCCTTCGCCGACACCGACATCCTGACCCCGATGAAGGGGCACCTCCAGGAGACCGGTTTCCCGATCCTGGAGGTGGGGGACGTCGTGGAGGCGTTCCTGCGAATCCTGGACGCCGACGGCGCCGGCGAGGCCTGGTACGTGGTGCCGGGCCGCCCGTCCGAGCCGTTCCGCTTCCGCGGCGTCCCCGGGCCCCGCTGA
- a CDS encoding sugar porter family MFS transporter — MTGAGSGPGQADELREDGTSHSAAVAALLAGAAALGGFLFGYDSSVINGTVDALKEEFGLGGFAVGFVVSAALLGCAAGAWFAGPLSDRIGRVRVMLIAAGLFVISSLGSALAFSAVDLTAWRLVGGLAIGAASVIAPAYIAEIAPAELRGRLGSLQQMAIVLGIFAALVVDYVIARVSDGGATGTFPWGGGAWRWMFASAVVPAVMYGVIATTIPESPRYLVKKHETARARQVLRRVMGRGDVDVKITEIGRSIAVDRPVRLGDLRGDRLGLMPIVWAGILLSVFQQFVGINVIFYYSSSLWQAVGFSENDAMLTSVINSIVNVAFTLVAIALVDRIGRRPLLLAGAAGMAVALGTLTVCFATAPVVDGKPDLGGVAGPVALVAANVFVASFAATWGPVVWVMLGEMFNNFIRASALAVAAAAQWLANWVITTTFPGISGFSLGLAYGLYTLFSILAFLFVLRAVPETKGRELEDMDGLASPRSRA; from the coding sequence ATGACGGGAGCGGGCAGCGGACCGGGGCAGGCGGACGAGCTCCGCGAGGACGGGACGTCGCACTCCGCGGCGGTGGCGGCCCTGCTGGCGGGAGCCGCCGCCCTCGGCGGGTTCCTGTTCGGCTACGACTCCTCGGTGATCAACGGGACCGTCGACGCGCTCAAGGAGGAGTTCGGCCTCGGCGGCTTCGCGGTCGGCTTCGTGGTCTCCGCCGCGCTGCTCGGCTGCGCCGCCGGCGCCTGGTTCGCGGGGCCGCTGAGCGACCGGATCGGCCGGGTGCGGGTGATGCTCATCGCCGCCGGGCTGTTCGTGATCAGCTCGCTCGGCTCCGCGCTGGCCTTCAGCGCGGTCGACCTGACCGCCTGGCGGCTGGTCGGCGGCCTCGCCATCGGCGCCGCGTCGGTGATCGCCCCCGCCTACATCGCCGAGATCGCCCCGGCCGAGCTGCGCGGCCGGCTCGGCTCGCTGCAGCAGATGGCGATCGTGCTGGGCATCTTCGCCGCCCTCGTGGTCGACTACGTCATCGCGCGGGTGTCCGACGGCGGCGCGACCGGAACGTTCCCCTGGGGCGGCGGCGCGTGGCGGTGGATGTTCGCCAGCGCCGTCGTCCCGGCCGTGATGTACGGCGTGATCGCCACCACGATCCCCGAGTCGCCCCGCTACCTGGTCAAGAAGCACGAGACGGCCCGCGCGCGGCAGGTGCTGCGGCGCGTGATGGGCCGCGGCGACGTGGACGTGAAGATCACCGAGATCGGGCGGTCCATCGCCGTGGACCGGCCCGTCCGGCTCGGGGACCTGCGCGGCGACCGGCTCGGTCTGATGCCGATCGTGTGGGCCGGGATCCTGCTGTCGGTGTTCCAGCAGTTCGTCGGCATCAACGTGATCTTCTACTACTCCTCCTCGCTGTGGCAGGCCGTCGGCTTCTCCGAGAACGACGCGATGCTCACCTCGGTGATCAATTCGATCGTCAACGTGGCGTTCACGCTGGTCGCGATCGCGCTCGTCGACCGGATCGGGCGGCGTCCGCTGCTGCTGGCCGGTGCCGCCGGCATGGCGGTCGCCCTCGGCACCCTCACGGTCTGCTTCGCGACCGCCCCCGTGGTGGACGGCAAGCCGGACCTCGGCGGCGTCGCCGGTCCCGTGGCGCTCGTCGCCGCCAACGTGTTCGTCGCCTCCTTCGCCGCGACGTGGGGGCCCGTCGTGTGGGTGATGCTCGGCGAGATGTTCAACAACTTCATCCGGGCGTCCGCCCTGGCCGTCGCCGCCGCCGCGCAGTGGCTCGCCAACTGGGTGATCACCACGACGTTCCCCGGCATCTCCGGCTTCTCCCTCGGCCTGGCCTACGGCCTCTACACGCTGTTCTCGATCCTGGCGTTCCTGTTCGTGCTGCGCGCCGTCCCCGAGACCAAGGGACGCGAACTGGAGGACATGGACGGCCTCGCCTCCCCGCGGTCCCGCGCGTGA
- the thrS gene encoding threonine--tRNA ligase, with protein sequence MSTVSELRITLDGSERAVPAGTTAGQALEADGRTVIAARVNGELRDLAGELRDGDAVEPVEIGSGDGRAIMRHSAAHVMAQAVQELFPEARLGIGPPVENGFYYDFDVPEPFTPDDLKRIEKRMREIVKQGQRFSRRPISDVDARAELADEPYKLELIGLKGAGPDAADGAEVEVGGGELTIYDNLDAKSGELRWKDLCRGPHLPSTRVIPAFKLMRSGGAYWRGSEKNPQLQRIYGTAWESREKQDEYLRFLEEAEKRDHRRLGAELDLFSFPNEIGSGLAVFHPKGGAVRKVMEDYSRRRHEEEGYEFVNTPHITKGHLFETSGHLGWYKDDMFPAMEVDGGDYYLKPMNCPMHNLIFRARGRSYRELPMRLFEFGSVYRYEKSGVVHGLTRVRGMTQDDAHIYCTEDQMGEEIKRLLDFVLGLLRDYGLNEFYLELSTRDESDKFIGSDAMWEKATAALRDAAEATGLDLVPDPGGAAFYGPKISVQAKDAIGRTWQLSTIQVDPNQPERFGLEYQAADGTRQRPMMLHRALFGSIERFFGVLLEHYAGAMPPWLAPVQAVGIPIGDAHAPHLEKVAARLREHGLRVEVDASSDRMQKKIRNAQKQKVPYMLIAGDDDVAKDAVSFRYRSGEQKNGVPIDAAVEEIVEAVRTRVQI encoded by the coding sequence GTGTCCACCGTGTCTGAGCTGCGCATCACCCTCGACGGGAGCGAGCGGGCGGTGCCGGCGGGCACCACCGCGGGCCAGGCACTGGAGGCCGACGGCCGCACCGTGATCGCCGCCCGCGTCAACGGCGAGCTGCGCGACCTCGCCGGCGAGCTGCGCGACGGCGACGCGGTCGAGCCGGTCGAGATCGGCTCGGGCGACGGCCGGGCCATCATGCGGCACTCCGCCGCGCACGTGATGGCGCAGGCCGTCCAGGAGCTGTTCCCCGAGGCGAGGCTGGGCATCGGCCCGCCGGTGGAGAACGGTTTCTACTACGACTTCGACGTCCCCGAGCCCTTCACCCCCGACGACCTCAAGCGCATCGAGAAGCGGATGCGCGAGATCGTCAAGCAGGGGCAGCGGTTCTCCCGCCGTCCCATTTCCGACGTGGACGCGCGCGCCGAGCTGGCCGACGAGCCCTACAAGCTGGAGCTGATCGGGCTGAAGGGGGCCGGCCCGGACGCGGCCGACGGCGCCGAGGTCGAGGTGGGCGGCGGTGAGCTGACCATCTACGACAACCTGGACGCCAAGTCCGGCGAGCTGCGCTGGAAGGACCTGTGCCGCGGCCCGCACCTGCCGTCCACCCGGGTCATCCCCGCCTTCAAGCTGATGCGCTCGGGCGGCGCCTACTGGCGCGGCAGCGAGAAGAACCCGCAGCTGCAGCGGATCTACGGCACCGCCTGGGAGTCCCGCGAGAAGCAGGACGAGTACCTGCGGTTCCTGGAGGAGGCCGAGAAGCGCGACCACCGCCGCCTCGGCGCCGAGCTCGACCTTTTCTCCTTCCCGAACGAGATCGGCAGCGGCCTCGCCGTCTTCCACCCGAAGGGCGGAGCCGTCCGCAAGGTGATGGAGGACTACTCGCGCCGCCGGCACGAGGAGGAGGGGTACGAGTTCGTCAACACCCCGCACATCACCAAGGGCCACCTGTTCGAGACCTCCGGGCACCTCGGCTGGTACAAGGACGACATGTTCCCCGCCATGGAGGTCGACGGCGGCGACTACTACCTCAAGCCGATGAACTGCCCGATGCACAACCTGATCTTCCGGGCGCGCGGCCGGTCCTACCGGGAGCTGCCGATGCGGCTGTTCGAGTTCGGGTCGGTGTACCGGTACGAGAAGTCGGGCGTCGTGCACGGCCTCACCCGCGTGCGGGGCATGACCCAGGACGACGCGCACATCTACTGCACCGAGGACCAGATGGGCGAGGAGATCAAGCGGCTCCTCGACTTCGTCCTCGGCCTCCTGCGCGACTACGGCCTGAACGAGTTCTACCTGGAGCTGTCCACCCGCGACGAGTCCGACAAGTTCATCGGCTCGGACGCGATGTGGGAGAAGGCCACCGCCGCCCTCCGCGACGCCGCCGAGGCCACCGGGCTCGACCTCGTCCCCGACCCGGGCGGCGCGGCGTTCTACGGCCCCAAGATCTCCGTGCAGGCCAAGGACGCGATCGGGCGCACCTGGCAGCTGTCGACCATCCAGGTCGACCCCAACCAGCCCGAGCGGTTCGGCCTGGAGTACCAGGCGGCCGACGGCACCCGGCAGCGGCCCATGATGCTGCACCGGGCGCTGTTCGGGTCGATCGAGCGGTTCTTCGGCGTGCTGCTGGAGCACTACGCGGGCGCGATGCCGCCGTGGCTGGCGCCGGTGCAGGCGGTCGGCATCCCGATCGGCGACGCCCACGCCCCGCACCTGGAGAAGGTCGCCGCGCGGCTGCGCGAGCACGGCCTGCGCGTCGAGGTCGACGCCTCCTCCGACCGGATGCAGAAGAAGATCCGCAACGCGCAGAAGCAGAAGGTCCCGTACATGCTGATCGCGGGCGACGACGACGTCGCCAAGGACGCGGTGTCGTTCCGGTACCGCAGCGGCGAGCAGAAGAACGGCGTCCCGATCGACGCCGCGGTCGAGGAGATCGTCGAGGCCGTGCGGACCCGCGTGCAGATCTGA
- a CDS encoding quinone oxidoreductase family protein has translation MRAIQITEFGGPEVLTVAELPEPAAGPGHLLIDVSRAGVNYADTHQAENSYLSESTLPMVPGGEVVGTTPDGRRVVALVGTGGYAEKAVAPEALAWDVPDAIDDVTALGMIVQGASAWVLLRRSVHLEPGESVVVHAAAGGVGTIAVQLAKAWGAGRVIATASSERKRQLALDLGADVAIDPGVPDLTRALIDANEGRRVDAVLEMTGGTVTDQSLRALAPFGRLAFYGMASRTEPSPVRPATLMSHSTTISGMWLAHVFQLPGNVMRRALDELFALAADGVIRVVAGGEYGLKEVRQAHEDLRARRTTGKLVLDPSR, from the coding sequence ATGCGCGCGATACAGATCACCGAGTTCGGCGGGCCGGAGGTCCTGACCGTCGCCGAGCTTCCAGAGCCGGCCGCCGGGCCGGGGCACCTGCTCATCGACGTCTCGCGGGCCGGCGTCAACTACGCCGACACCCACCAGGCCGAGAACAGCTACCTCTCGGAGTCCACGCTGCCGATGGTGCCGGGCGGCGAGGTCGTGGGCACCACACCCGACGGCCGCCGTGTCGTCGCGCTCGTCGGCACCGGCGGCTACGCGGAGAAGGCCGTGGCGCCCGAGGCGCTGGCCTGGGACGTCCCGGACGCGATCGACGACGTCACCGCCCTCGGCATGATCGTTCAGGGGGCGTCGGCGTGGGTGCTGCTGCGCCGCAGCGTCCACCTGGAGCCCGGCGAGTCCGTCGTCGTGCACGCCGCGGCGGGCGGGGTCGGGACGATCGCCGTGCAGCTCGCCAAGGCCTGGGGCGCCGGGCGGGTCATCGCCACCGCCTCGTCGGAGCGCAAGCGGCAGCTCGCCCTCGACCTCGGGGCCGACGTCGCGATCGACCCGGGCGTGCCCGACCTCACCCGGGCGCTGATCGACGCCAACGAGGGCAGGCGCGTCGACGCCGTCCTGGAGATGACCGGCGGGACGGTGACCGACCAGAGCCTGCGCGCCCTGGCCCCGTTCGGCCGCCTCGCCTTCTACGGCATGGCATCGCGCACGGAACCCTCGCCCGTCCGGCCCGCCACCCTCATGTCGCACTCCACCACGATCTCCGGCATGTGGCTGGCGCACGTCTTCCAGCTCCCCGGCAACGTGATGCGCCGGGCGCTGGACGAGCTCTTCGCCCTCGCCGCGGACGGCGTGATCCGCGTCGTCGCGGGCGGCGAGTACGGGCTCAAGGAGGTACGGCAGGCCCACGAGGACCTGCGCGCCCGCCGCACCACCGGCAAACTCGTCCTCGACCCGTCGCGCTGA
- a CDS encoding putative leader peptide — MPISGLRYERLHVDLRRQASALCRRPSR; from the coding sequence GTGCCGATCTCCGGACTTCGCTACGAGCGCCTGCATGTCGACCTCCGCCGCCAGGCCAGCGCGCTGTGTCGCCGCCCGTCCCGCTGA
- a CDS encoding response regulator, whose product MTIRVLIADDQVMIRDGLAALLSSDPGIEVIGQAGNGREAVEMARRLDPDVVVMDIRMPEMDGLAATAELAGSPDPDADPAGARPKVLMLTTFDLDEYVYEALGAGASGFLLKDASAADLVNGVRVVAAGDALLAPSITRRLIGDFARRRRHQRPSPKATAGLTPRELDVLRLMARGLSNAEIAAELVLAEQTVKTHVGHVLTKLGLRDRTQAVVYAYENGLVG is encoded by the coding sequence GTGACGATTCGGGTGCTGATCGCCGACGACCAGGTGATGATCCGCGACGGGCTCGCGGCGCTGCTGTCCTCCGATCCCGGGATCGAGGTGATCGGGCAGGCGGGCAACGGCCGCGAGGCCGTGGAGATGGCCCGCAGGCTGGACCCGGACGTGGTCGTGATGGACATCCGGATGCCGGAGATGGACGGCCTGGCCGCCACCGCCGAGCTGGCCGGCTCCCCCGACCCGGACGCGGACCCTGCCGGCGCGCGGCCCAAGGTGCTCATGCTCACGACCTTCGACCTCGACGAGTACGTCTACGAGGCGCTCGGCGCGGGGGCCAGCGGGTTCCTGCTGAAGGACGCCTCGGCGGCGGACCTGGTGAACGGCGTGCGGGTCGTGGCGGCGGGCGACGCGCTGCTCGCCCCGTCCATCACCCGCCGGCTGATCGGCGACTTCGCGCGCCGGCGCCGGCACCAGCGGCCGAGCCCGAAGGCGACCGCGGGCCTGACGCCGCGCGAGCTGGACGTGCTGCGGCTCATGGCGCGCGGCCTGTCCAACGCCGAGATCGCCGCCGAGCTGGTGCTGGCCGAGCAGACGGTCAAGACGCACGTCGGGCACGTGCTGACCAAGCTCGGCCTGCGCGACCGCACCCAGGCCGTCGTCTACGCCTACGAGAACGGCCTCGTCGGCTGA
- a CDS encoding sensor histidine kinase: protein MNDPDRPAPPGRTRLAAGVRAALVPGRDEPAVTLLPAHPALRLPILLILTMLALGFTAGAIAISITQYRVNAQLAWPLGALQAMPLLFAARWPLAAWRFAAAGLLLTVFVRHGEGFMPWPVTAILALIVILFFVGIGAARQTTVGVGAVTIAGVLVPAVLFGMPGWFGMILAAIAAVTLTFGDAVGGRHSAVEELRRREEQHRRDLARQAVLEERARIARELHDVVAHHMSVIAMQAEAAPYKIPELPDAARQTFEVVRDAAREALTETRRVVGLLRADDEGAERAPQPGLERLDDLVGAARRSGLAVASAVVGMPRPLHAGVDLSAYRIVQESLSNAARYAPGSRVHVEVRYSADTLTVSVTDDGARSTPEESHGGGHGLVGMRERVAMLDGSLDAGPREGAGWSVVAELPYGDPD, encoded by the coding sequence ATGAACGATCCAGACCGCCCCGCGCCCCCGGGCCGCACCCGGCTGGCCGCCGGCGTCCGCGCCGCCCTCGTGCCGGGCCGTGACGAGCCGGCCGTCACCCTCCTGCCCGCCCACCCCGCGCTGCGCTTGCCGATCCTGCTCATCCTGACGATGCTGGCCCTCGGCTTCACCGCCGGGGCCATCGCCATCTCCATCACGCAGTACCGGGTCAACGCCCAGCTGGCCTGGCCTCTCGGCGCGCTGCAGGCGATGCCCCTGCTGTTCGCGGCCCGCTGGCCGCTGGCCGCCTGGCGGTTCGCGGCGGCGGGCCTTCTGCTGACGGTCTTCGTGCGGCACGGCGAGGGCTTCATGCCGTGGCCGGTGACGGCGATCCTCGCCCTGATCGTCATCCTGTTCTTCGTCGGCATCGGCGCCGCCCGGCAGACCACCGTCGGCGTGGGCGCGGTGACCATCGCCGGCGTGCTGGTGCCCGCCGTGCTGTTCGGGATGCCCGGCTGGTTCGGCATGATCCTCGCGGCGATCGCGGCGGTCACGCTGACCTTCGGCGACGCGGTCGGCGGGCGGCACTCGGCCGTGGAGGAGCTGCGCAGGCGCGAGGAGCAGCACCGGCGCGACCTCGCCCGGCAGGCGGTGCTGGAGGAGCGGGCCCGCATCGCCCGCGAACTGCACGACGTCGTCGCCCACCACATGTCGGTGATCGCGATGCAGGCGGAGGCCGCCCCCTACAAGATCCCCGAGCTGCCGGACGCGGCGCGGCAGACGTTCGAGGTCGTCCGGGACGCGGCCCGCGAGGCCCTCACCGAGACGCGCCGGGTCGTCGGGCTGCTGCGCGCCGACGACGAGGGCGCCGAGCGCGCCCCGCAGCCCGGCCTGGAACGGCTGGACGACCTGGTCGGCGCGGCCCGCCGCTCGGGGCTGGCGGTCGCCAGCGCCGTCGTCGGGATGCCGCGCCCCCTGCACGCCGGGGTCGACCTGTCGGCGTACCGGATCGTGCAGGAGTCGCTGAGCAACGCGGCCCGGTACGCGCCGGGCTCCCGGGTGCACGTCGAGGTGCGGTACAGCGCCGACACTCTGACCGTGTCGGTCACCGACGACGGCGCCCGCAGCACCCCGGAGGAGTCGCACGGCGGCGGCCACGGCCTGGTCGGCATGCGCGAGCGCGTCGCGATGCTCGACGGCAGCCTCGACGCCGGTCCGCGCGAGGGCGCCGGCTGGTCGGTCGTCGCCGAACTGCCCTACGGCGATCCGGACTAG
- a CDS encoding cysteine dioxygenase — MTVTTTGLTTGLTVPAPEGAPFTPRRLAERARGLATDPGEWLLRVRLDPRGRWYERVHQDADHEIWLISWLPGQSTGFHDHGDSAGAFAVALGTLEEQRVNAARRIGTAHGVGAGQARSFGPGYVHDVRNTSDAPAVSVHVYSPPLSAMRRYDVDAGGGLVRLVDESAADW, encoded by the coding sequence ATGACCGTCACCACGACCGGCCTCACGACCGGCCTCACCGTGCCCGCGCCCGAAGGCGCCCCCTTCACGCCCCGGCGCCTCGCCGAGCGGGCGCGCGGCCTCGCCACCGACCCGGGGGAGTGGCTGCTCCGGGTCCGGCTCGACCCGCGAGGGCGCTGGTACGAGCGCGTCCACCAGGACGCCGACCACGAGATATGGCTGATCAGCTGGCTGCCCGGCCAGTCCACCGGCTTCCACGACCACGGCGACTCCGCGGGCGCGTTCGCGGTCGCCCTCGGGACCCTGGAGGAGCAGCGCGTCAACGCCGCGCGCCGGATCGGGACCGCGCACGGCGTCGGCGCCGGGCAGGCCCGCTCCTTCGGGCCCGGCTACGTCCACGACGTGCGCAACACCTCGGACGCGCCCGCCGTGAGCGTCCACGTCTACTCGCCGCCGCTCAGCGCGATGCGCCGATACGACGTGGACGCGGGCGGCGGCCTGGTCCGGCTCGTCGACGAGTCCGCCGCCGACTGGTGA